The following are encoded in a window of Sorex araneus isolate mSorAra2 chromosome 11, mSorAra2.pri, whole genome shotgun sequence genomic DNA:
- the LOC129399399 gene encoding uncharacterized protein LOC129399399 — protein sequence MENCSRGLEKARSPKRLGRVPLARVLGGARRSRPRIGPAPAPRPGLTGAGEASPRSALSSNDLAPVGSSASQPGHRQEPEPDALENRITPRTNPSPTSAKLKSLWQGLSPLPPQESP from the exons ATGGAGAACTGTTCCCGGGGTCTAGAAAAAGCGCGATCCCCGAAGCGCTTGGGGCGAGTTCCCCTGGCCAGAGTGTTGGGGGGTGCCCGCAGATCCCGGCCACGGatcggccccgcgcccgccccgcgtcCGGGGCTCACAGGCGCCGGGGAAGCGTCTCCCCGCTCGGCTCTTTCTTCTAACGACTTGGCGCCTGTCGGAAGCAGCGCGAGCCAACCTGGGCACCGGCAGGAACCAGAGCCAGACGCGCTGGAG AACAGAATCACCCCAAGAACGAATCCTTCCCCCACCTCAGCCAAATTGAAGAGTCTCTGGCAGGGACTGTCACCTCTGCCGCCTCAAGAGAGCCCCTAG
- the LOC101543992 gene encoding cytochrome P450 26C1, which translates to MLPWGLSCLSVLGAAGTALLCACLLLSLAQHLWTLRWTLSRDRASALPLPKGSMGWPFFGETLHWLVQGSRFHSSRRERYGTVFKTHLLGRPVIRVSGAENVRTILLGEHRLVRSQWPQSAHILLGSHTLLGAVGEPHRQRRKVLARVFSRAALERYVPRLQGALRREVRSWCAAGGPVAVYEAAKALTFRMAALIVLGLRLDEAQCAELTRIFERLVENLFSLPLDVPFSGLRKGIRARDQLYQHLEVAIAEKLLEDQAAEPGDALATIIRSTRELGHELSMQELKESAVELLFAAFFTTASASTSLVLLLLQHPAAVTKIRQELAAQGLGPACSCEPGVARGSGGPRPDCSCEPDLSLAVLGRLHYVDCVVKEVLRLLPPVSGGYRTALRTFELDGYQIPKGWSVMYSIRDTHETAAVYRSPPEGFDPERFGATGEDASGAAGRFHYIPFGGGARSCLGQELAQAVLQLLAVELVRTARWELATPAFPAMQTVPIVHPVDGLRLYFHPLAHDAARDGPRL; encoded by the exons ATGCTCCCCTGGGGGCTGAGCTGTCTGTCGGTGCTGGGGGCGGCGGGCACCGCTCTCCTGTGTGCCTGCCTGCTGCTCAGCCTGGCCCAGCATCTCTGGACCCTCCGCTGGACGCTGAGCCGGGACcgggcctcagccctgcccctgcccaagGGCTCCATGGGCTGGCCCTTCTTCGGGGAAACGCTGCACTGGTTAGTTCAG GGTTCGCGCTTCCACAGCTCCCGCCGGGAGCGCTACGGGACTGTCTTCAAGACGCACCTGCTGGGCCGGCCGGTGATCCGCGTGAGCGGCGCCGAGAACGTGCGCACCATCCTGCTGGGCGAGCACCGCCTGGTGCGCAGCCAGTGGCCGCAGAGTGCGCACATCCTGCTGGGCTCGCACACGCTCCTCGGCGCCGTAGGTGAGCCGCACCGGCAGCGGCGCAAG GTCCTGGCGCGAGTGTTCAGCCGCGCAGCCCTGGAGCGTTACGTGCcgcgcctgcagggggcgctgcgcCGCGAGGTGCGCTCTTGGTGCGCGGCCGGCGGGCCCGTGGCGGTTTACGAGGCCGCCAAGGCGCTCACCTTTCGCATGGCCGCGCTCATCGTCCTCGGGCTGCGGCTGGACGAGGCGCAGTGCGCGGAACTGACCCGCATCTTCGAACGGCTCGTGGAGAATCTCTTCTCGCTGCCTCTGGACGTGCCCTTTAGCGGCCTGCGCAAG GGCATCCGGGCACGGGACCAGCTTTATCAACACCTGGAGGTGGCCATTgcagagaagcttctggaagaccAGGCTGCAGAGCCAGGCGACGCCCTGGCCACGATCATCCGCAGCACCCGGGAGCTGGGTCACGAGCTCTCCATGCAGGAGCTGAAG GAGTCCGCTGTAGAGCTCCTCTTCGCTGCCTTCTTCACTACGGCCAGTGCCAGCACGTCCCTTGTCCTGTTGCTCCTGCAGCACCCGGCAGCTGTCACCAAGATCCGGCAGGAGCTGGCAGCGCAGGGGCTAGGGCCCGCCTGCAGCTGTGAGCCAGGGGTGGCCAGGGGCAGCGGGGGGCCCCGGCCTGACTGCAGCTGCGAGCCGGACCTCAGTCTCGCAGTGCTGGGCCGCCTGCACTACGTGGACTGCGTGGTCAAGGAGGTGCTGCGCCTGCTGCCCCCCGTGTCCGGGGGCTACCGCACAGCGCTGCGCACCTTTGAGCTGGAT GGCTACCAGATCCCCAAGGGCTGGAGCGTGATGTACAGCATCCGGGACACGCACGAGACAGCCGCGGTGTACCGCAGCCCGCCCGAGGGCTTTGACCCTGAGCGCTTCGGTGCGACAGGAGAGGACGCCTCGGGCGCCGCCGGCCGCTTCCACTACATCCCGTTCGGCGGCGGCGCGCGCAGCTGCCTGGGCCAGGAGCTCGCCCAGGCTGTGCTCCAGCTGTTGGCGGTGGAGCTGGTGCGCACGGCGCGCTGGGAGCTGGCCACGCCTGCCTTCCCCGCCATGCAGACGGTGCCCATCGTGCACCCGGTGGACGGACTGAGGCTCTACTTCCACCCGCTGGCTCACGACGCGGCGCGGGATGGACCACGCCTCTGA